In Acetoanaerobium noterae, a single genomic region encodes these proteins:
- the jag gene encoding RNA-binding cell elongation regulator Jag/EloR, producing the protein MKFVEIIGKTKEEAIQKAVDQLGTPVEDLEIEVLEEGSKGLFGFLGSKDFKIKATVIVKDTVETRILSFLNGLFEVMNIEADIKIDMNSDSAKVSVIGDSAGQLIGRRGESLDALQMILSLAVNKTPGEYVKIMLDIEDYRSKREESLVRYANKMARTAAKQRKNIKLEPMNPYERRIVHSALQSDTYVTTYSEGEEPYRKVVIAVKR; encoded by the coding sequence ATGAAATTCGTAGAAATAATTGGAAAAACTAAAGAAGAAGCAATTCAAAAAGCTGTAGACCAACTAGGAACGCCTGTAGAAGATTTAGAAATTGAAGTTTTAGAAGAAGGCAGTAAGGGTTTATTTGGATTTTTAGGATCAAAGGATTTTAAAATTAAAGCGACTGTTATAGTAAAGGATACTGTAGAAACTAGAATTCTAAGCTTTTTAAATGGATTGTTTGAAGTTATGAATATCGAAGCTGATATAAAAATCGATATGAACTCTGATTCAGCTAAAGTAAGCGTTATAGGTGATAGTGCAGGACAGCTTATAGGTAGAAGAGGGGAGTCACTAGATGCTCTTCAGATGATTCTTAGCTTAGCAGTTAACAAAACTCCTGGTGAGTATGTAAAAATAATGCTCGATATTGAGGATTATCGCTCTAAAAGAGAAGAATCTCTTGTTAGATATGCTAATAAAATGGCTAGAACTGCTGCAAAGCAAAGAAAAAATATTAAGCTTGAGCCTATGAATCCATACGAGAGAAGAATAGTTCACTCAGCTTTACAATCTGATACTTATGTAACTACTTATAGCGAAGGCGAAGAACCTTACAGAAAAGTAGTTATAGCAGTAAAACGCTAG
- a CDS encoding YidC/Oxa1 family membrane protein insertase — MSQLSYLFGSLLELIYNVIGDYAISIIVFTVVVKLLLLPLTLTQTKSMKSMQLIQPKMDEIKKKYQNDPDKQNQKIMELYKEHKVNPLAGCLPLLIQFPIIIGLFNALREPVKYVFGTEAAYKIADTGFLWVNNLASPDVILLGGISIPFILPILAAITTYIQSAMMSPKGGKKDPTQTMMLYMFPIMMLFWGISFPAGLLLYWVAGNIFQIVQQYILSKPSKAKEAS; from the coding sequence TTGTCTCAACTATCGTATTTGTTTGGATCTTTGCTAGAGCTTATTTACAATGTAATAGGTGATTATGCTATTTCTATTATTGTTTTCACTGTAGTGGTAAAGCTACTGCTACTTCCTCTTACACTTACACAGACTAAATCAATGAAATCTATGCAGCTCATTCAGCCTAAAATGGATGAGATTAAAAAGAAGTATCAAAATGACCCAGATAAGCAAAACCAAAAAATAATGGAGCTATATAAGGAACATAAAGTTAATCCTCTTGCAGGATGTTTACCTCTTTTAATTCAATTTCCAATAATCATAGGACTTTTTAACGCTCTTAGAGAGCCAGTTAAGTATGTTTTTGGAACAGAAGCTGCTTATAAGATAGCTGATACAGGATTTTTATGGGTTAATAACCTTGCAAGTCCAGATGTAATTTTACTTGGTGGTATATCTATACCATTTATCTTACCTATTTTAGCGGCAATAACTACTTACATTCAATCAGCAATGATGTCTCCAAAGGGAGGCAAAAAAGACCCTACTCAGACTATGATGCTTTACATGTTCCCTATAATGATGTTATTTTGGGGAATTAGTTTTCCAGCAGGATTACTTCTTTACTGGGTAGCGGGTAATATATTCCAAATAGTACAGCAGTATATTTTATCAAAACCTTCAAAGGCTAAGGAGGCATCGTAA
- the recF gene encoding DNA replication/repair protein RecF (All proteins in this family for which functions are known are DNA-binding proteins that assist the filamentation of RecA onto DNA for the initiation of recombination or recombinational repair.): MLINNITLSNFRNYSKAEANFSENLNLIIGKNGQGKTNLIEAIYMLSLGRSFRTNKDKEMMMFDALNTYISSEVTAMGRNYKIEIKLGKDIKKAVKINSIPIEKLTDLLGIINIVIFSPEDLKLVREGPKERRGFMDREISQLRPNYYSLIHKYQKILVQRNNLLKNTKIDENLLDVYDEQLAIVSQKIMAYRKEFIDNITPIASANHYRISSGKEKLNIKYLPNITASSEIDFDSSYIFNKFKTSRAEDMRRRTTTSGPHKDDIGIYLGDMDLRNFGSQGQKRSAAISLKLSEIQLIFEEKNEYPVVLLDDIFSELDISRQKMLIDSLSEIQTFVTTTEAIDFNKEVKTYLIENAKVSLL; the protein is encoded by the coding sequence ATGCTTATTAACAACATCACTTTATCTAATTTTAGAAATTATTCCAAAGCGGAAGCAAATTTTTCCGAAAATCTCAATCTTATTATAGGTAAAAACGGACAAGGAAAAACTAATTTGATAGAAGCCATATATATGCTTTCTCTAGGAAGATCATTTAGAACTAACAAAGATAAAGAAATGATGATGTTCGATGCCCTAAATACCTACATAAGCTCTGAGGTTACAGCTATGGGCAGAAATTATAAAATAGAGATTAAGCTAGGTAAGGATATAAAAAAAGCAGTTAAGATTAATTCTATTCCTATAGAAAAATTAACTGACCTACTTGGAATAATTAATATAGTAATTTTTTCTCCTGAGGATTTAAAACTTGTAAGAGAAGGACCAAAAGAAAGAAGAGGCTTTATGGATAGAGAAATATCCCAGCTTCGTCCAAATTACTATTCACTTATTCATAAGTATCAAAAGATTTTGGTTCAAAGAAACAATCTTCTCAAAAATACTAAGATAGATGAAAATTTGCTGGATGTATATGATGAACAGCTAGCTATAGTATCTCAAAAGATAATGGCTTATAGGAAAGAATTTATAGATAATATCACGCCTATAGCAAGTGCCAATCACTATAGAATTTCTTCAGGTAAAGAAAAATTAAATATAAAGTATTTACCTAATATAACTGCAAGTAGTGAAATAGATTTTGACAGCTCATATATTTTCAATAAATTTAAAACAAGCAGAGCTGAAGATATGAGAAGAAGAACTACTACTTCAGGACCCCATAAGGATGATATAGGGATATATTTAGGAGATATGGACCTTAGAAACTTTGGCTCTCAAGGTCAAAAAAGAAGCGCTGCAATATCTTTAAAGCTTTCTGAGATTCAGCTGATTTTCGAAGAAAAAAATGAATATCCTGTGGTACTTCTCGATGATATATTTAGTGAACTTGATATATCACGTCAAAAAATGCTTATAGATAGCTTAAGTGAGATTCAAACTTTTGTAACGACAACTGAAGCTATTGATTTTAATAAAGAAGTAAAAACCTATCTCATTGAAAATGCGAAGGTAAGTTTGCTTTAG
- the rpmH gene encoding 50S ribosomal protein L34 produces the protein MSKRTYQPKKRQRSKEHGFRKRMKTSTGRNVLRRRRAKGRKRLTA, from the coding sequence ATGAGTAAAAGAACTTACCAACCAAAGAAGAGACAAAGAAGTAAAGAGCACGGCTTCAGAAAAAGAATGAAAACTTCTACAGGAAGAAACGTACTTAGAAGAAGAAGAGCAAAAGGTAGAAAAAGATTGACTGCATAA
- the yidD gene encoding membrane protein insertion efficiency factor YidD — protein MKDFISRILILIIRFYQKFISPLKGPTCRFYPTCSAYSIEAIKKYGPIKGSYLSLRRILKCHPFHEGGYDPLK, from the coding sequence ATGAAAGATTTTATATCTAGAATATTAATTCTCATTATAAGATTTTATCAAAAGTTTATTTCTCCACTAAAGGGACCCACCTGTAGATTTTATCCGACATGTTCAGCTTATTCTATAGAAGCAATTAAAAAATATGGACCTATAAAAGGTAGCTATTTATCATTAAGAAGAATATTAAAGTGTCATCCTTTCCATGAAGGTGGATATGACCCTTTGAAGTAA
- the gyrB gene encoding DNA topoisomerase (ATP-hydrolyzing) subunit B encodes METNENKVNHAYGAEQIQVLEGLDPVRKRPGMYIGSTGSRGLHHLVYEVVDNAIDEALAGHCDKIYVSIDPDNGITVKDNGRGIPVEIHPKTGKSTVETVLTVLHAGGKFGAGGYKVSGGLHGVGVSVVNALSKELIVEVKMNGKIYRQEFAYGVPQTELEIVGETTERGTCVRFMPDDAVFEETQYKYDTLEHRLRELAFLNKGIHITLEDKREDLQKIKEFHYTGGLVEFVRYINKNKSPIHDDVIYFEKKQGDYTVEIAMQYTDAYVENVYSFANNINTHEGGMHLTGFKTALTRVINDYAKKSNFLKSKEDNLMGEDIREGLTAVVSIKLPDPQYEGQTKTKLGNPQARSAVETISGDNITAFLDENPASARIIIDKALRAQRAREAAKKARELTRRKSVLESTSLPGKLADCAEKDPVKSEIYLVEGDSAGGSAKQGRDRKTQAILPLRGKILNVEKSRLDRILGSDEIRNMITAFGCGISNEFDEEKLRYHKIVIMTDADVDGAHIRTLILTFFFRYMRPLIEKGYVYIAQPPLFRIKKGRREEYVYSDKELNERLEEIGRSNQVELQRYKGLGEMNAEQLWDTTMNPATRTLLKVTIEDASMADDIFSMLMGDKVEPRRNFIQENAKYVKNLDV; translated from the coding sequence ATGGAAACAAATGAAAACAAAGTAAATCACGCCTATGGTGCCGAGCAGATACAGGTGCTTGAAGGTCTGGATCCTGTAAGAAAGAGACCTGGTATGTACATAGGTTCTACTGGTTCAAGAGGGCTACATCACTTGGTTTATGAAGTAGTAGACAATGCTATAGATGAGGCTCTTGCAGGTCACTGCGACAAGATATACGTATCTATTGACCCTGATAATGGTATTACAGTTAAAGATAACGGAAGAGGTATACCAGTAGAAATCCATCCTAAGACTGGAAAAAGTACAGTAGAAACTGTACTTACAGTACTTCATGCAGGAGGAAAATTCGGTGCTGGAGGCTATAAGGTATCAGGAGGCCTTCACGGAGTTGGGGTATCTGTTGTAAACGCTCTATCTAAAGAGCTTATTGTAGAAGTAAAAATGAATGGAAAAATATACAGGCAAGAATTTGCTTATGGAGTTCCTCAGACAGAGCTTGAGATAGTAGGAGAGACTACTGAAAGAGGTACCTGTGTTAGATTTATGCCTGATGATGCAGTATTTGAAGAGACTCAATATAAATACGACACCTTAGAGCATAGACTTCGTGAGCTTGCATTTTTAAATAAAGGCATCCATATAACACTGGAAGATAAAAGAGAAGACCTTCAAAAAATTAAGGAGTTTCATTACACAGGTGGATTAGTTGAGTTTGTAAGATATATAAATAAAAATAAGTCACCTATTCACGATGATGTAATTTATTTTGAAAAAAAGCAAGGCGACTATACTGTTGAAATTGCAATGCAGTACACTGATGCATATGTAGAGAATGTATATTCTTTTGCTAATAATATAAATACTCATGAAGGTGGTATGCACCTTACAGGTTTTAAAACAGCTCTTACTCGTGTAATTAATGACTATGCAAAAAAGAGCAATTTCTTAAAATCTAAAGAAGATAACCTTATGGGTGAGGATATAAGAGAAGGTCTTACTGCTGTAGTTTCAATAAAACTACCTGATCCTCAATATGAAGGACAGACTAAGACAAAGCTTGGTAATCCTCAAGCTAGATCTGCAGTAGAGACAATTTCAGGAGATAATATTACGGCGTTTTTGGATGAAAATCCAGCCAGTGCTCGTATCATTATAGATAAAGCTCTTCGTGCTCAAAGAGCAAGGGAAGCAGCTAAGAAAGCTAGAGAGCTTACTAGAAGAAAAAGTGTGCTAGAAAGTACCTCTCTTCCTGGAAAGCTAGCTGACTGTGCAGAAAAAGACCCTGTAAAGTCTGAAATATATCTAGTAGAGGGAGACTCTGCGGGAGGCTCTGCAAAGCAGGGAAGAGACAGAAAAACTCAAGCCATACTTCCTCTTAGAGGTAAGATATTAAATGTTGAGAAATCAAGATTAGATAGAATACTTGGCTCAGATGAAATACGTAATATGATTACAGCTTTTGGCTGTGGTATAAGCAATGAGTTTGATGAAGAGAAACTTAGATATCACAAAATAGTTATAATGACGGATGCCGACGTAGACGGTGCTCACATTAGAACTCTTATTCTTACTTTCTTCTTCAGATATATGAGACCTCTTATTGAAAAAGGCTATGTATATATAGCTCAGCCACCTTTATTTAGAATAAAAAAAGGCAGAAGAGAAGAATATGTATATAGTGACAAAGAATTAAATGAAAGACTTGAGGAAATTGGAAGAAGTAATCAAGTCGAGCTTCAAAGATACAAAGGTCTTGGAGAGATGAACGCTGAGCAGCTTTGGGATACAACTATGAATCCTGCTACACGAACTCTTCTTAAAGTTACTATAGAGGATGCATCTATGGCTGATGATATATTTAGCATGCTTATGGGAGATAAGGTTGAGCCTAGAAGAAACTTTATCCAAGAAAATGCTAAATATGTTAAGAATCTAGACGTATAG
- a CDS encoding ABC transporter ATP-binding protein encodes MTNNYLLEFSNITKKYGSKVALDNVSFNLEPGKIIGLLGPNGSGKSTILKLVNGLLQPTEGEIKIMGNPPGIMSKSIISYLPERTYLNEWMKISDLINFFADFYIDFDINKANEMVIALKLDPNHKLKTLSKGNKEKVQLILVMSRKAKLYLLDEPIGGVDPATRDFILDTIISNYLSDATLMISTHLISDIERIFDEVILINQGTIYKHDSVDNIRQQTGKSVDQLFREVFKC; translated from the coding sequence ATGACAAATAATTATTTGCTTGAGTTTAGCAATATAACAAAAAAATACGGCTCAAAGGTCGCACTGGATAATGTAAGCTTCAATCTCGAGCCTGGAAAAATAATTGGACTTCTAGGTCCAAATGGAAGTGGAAAATCTACTATATTAAAGCTAGTAAACGGACTACTTCAGCCCACAGAGGGTGAAATAAAAATAATGGGAAATCCTCCGGGGATAATGTCAAAATCAATAATTTCATATCTTCCAGAAAGAACTTATCTAAATGAATGGATGAAAATATCTGACTTGATAAACTTTTTTGCAGATTTTTATATAGATTTTGATATAAATAAAGCAAACGAGATGGTTATAGCTCTAAAGCTAGACCCAAATCACAAACTAAAAACCCTTTCTAAAGGCAACAAGGAAAAAGTTCAGCTTATTCTTGTAATGTCTAGAAAGGCGAAGCTATATCTTCTAGATGAACCAATAGGAGGAGTAGATCCAGCAACTAGAGATTTTATATTAGACACTATAATTTCTAACTATCTGTCAGATGCTACACTTATGATATCTACTCATTTGATAAGCGACATAGAGAGGATATTTGACGAAGTAATCCTGATAAATCAAGGAACTATCTACAAGCATGACAGCGTAGATAATATACGTCAGCAGACAGGAAAGTCTGTAGATCAGTTATTTAGGGAGGTATTTAAATGTTAA
- a CDS encoding RNA-binding S4 domain-containing protein, with protein MKEIKLYTEYIKLDQFLKLVNEAASGGEAKVMILASEVKLNGVVEVQRGKKIRPGDIVSVENRSYKVI; from the coding sequence ATGAAAGAGATTAAATTATACACTGAGTATATAAAGCTAGATCAATTTTTAAAGCTAGTTAATGAAGCTGCTAGTGGTGGAGAAGCTAAAGTAATGATACTTGCCTCAGAAGTGAAATTAAACGGGGTAGTAGAAGTTCAGCGTGGAAAAAAAATTAGGCCTGGAGATATAGTTAGTGTAGAAAATAGAAGCTATAAAGTTATATAA
- the dnaN gene encoding DNA polymerase III subunit beta, whose amino-acid sequence MKITVNQNELQSAINMTLKGVSNKNTIEILKGILFETYEGKLMLTSNNLEIGVQTVIDADIQREGKVVIDAKIISDIVRKLPSSDVCLDVDETHIVKISSTSLEFNIKGFSGEDFPIPVSIEENYYKEISSDIFKEMVRKTSFAVSLDETKPLLMGELIEFKNNSINMVAIDGFRLAIKYIKDDNFVTDSKIIVPGKTLVDISRMIPPSVDKIKLGFDEKHASFIIGETILTTRLLEGEFINYSQIIPKEFSTKLKIHTKDFLYALDRACLVAKNNLIKIDISDDNLKISSKNDEIGNLEENIFIELEGSNLEIAFNAKYFMDALKTIDEEYISLELNTNVSPCILKPYDDDSYTYLLLPVRI is encoded by the coding sequence GTGAAAATAACAGTGAATCAAAACGAATTGCAAAGTGCAATAAACATGACCTTAAAAGGCGTATCTAATAAAAATACCATAGAGATATTAAAGGGTATTTTGTTTGAAACCTATGAAGGAAAGCTTATGCTTACTTCTAACAATCTTGAAATAGGAGTTCAGACAGTTATAGATGCTGATATTCAAAGAGAAGGAAAGGTAGTAATCGATGCAAAGATTATTTCTGATATAGTAAGAAAGCTTCCTTCATCAGATGTTTGCTTAGATGTAGACGAGACTCACATAGTAAAAATAAGCTCAACTTCTTTAGAATTTAATATCAAAGGCTTTAGTGGAGAAGATTTCCCTATTCCTGTTTCTATAGAAGAAAACTACTATAAAGAGATTTCAAGTGATATTTTTAAAGAAATGGTTAGAAAAACTTCATTTGCTGTATCTCTAGACGAAACTAAGCCTCTTCTTATGGGAGAGCTGATTGAGTTTAAAAATAACAGTATTAATATGGTTGCTATAGATGGATTTAGACTTGCTATAAAATATATAAAAGACGATAATTTTGTAACTGATTCAAAAATCATAGTACCAGGCAAAACACTTGTGGATATAAGTCGTATGATTCCACCTAGTGTGGATAAAATAAAGCTGGGCTTTGATGAAAAGCATGCATCATTTATAATAGGCGAAACAATTCTAACTACGAGATTGCTTGAAGGAGAATTTATAAATTATTCCCAAATAATTCCAAAGGAATTCAGCACTAAGCTTAAAATTCATACTAAAGATTTTCTTTACGCTCTAGATAGAGCTTGCTTAGTTGCTAAGAACAATCTTATAAAGATAGACATATCTGATGATAATTTAAAGATTTCTTCAAAAAACGATGAAATTGGAAATTTGGAAGAAAATATATTTATTGAGCTTGAAGGCAGTAATTTGGAGATAGCTTTTAATGCTAAATATTTTATGGATGCTTTAAAAACTATAGATGAAGAATATATAAGCTTGGAGTTAAATACTAATGTAAGTCCGTGTATATTAAAGCCTTATGATGATGACAGCTATACCTATCTGCTTCTTCCTGTGAGAATCTAG
- the rnpA gene encoding ribonuclease P protein component, producing MNHLRLRKDSDFKNIYRKGKSLATKTLVFYFIKNDLGYTRVGYSISKKVGKAVTRNRIRRLIKENLKDIPDLKDGYDIIFIGRIPSSESNYKEIGKSVRYLFRKSGVL from the coding sequence ATGAATCATCTTAGACTTAGAAAAGATTCCGATTTTAAAAACATATATAGAAAAGGTAAGTCCCTTGCTACTAAAACCTTAGTTTTTTACTTTATAAAAAATGATTTGGGTTACACTAGGGTAGGCTATTCTATATCTAAAAAAGTAGGCAAGGCTGTAACTAGAAATAGAATTAGAAGATTAATAAAAGAAAATCTAAAAGATATCCCTGACTTAAAGGATGGATATGATATAATATTTATTGGAAGAATTCCAAGCTCAGAATCGAATTATAAAGAAATAGGTAAATCTGTTCGGTATTTATTTAGAAAATCAGGTGTATTATAA
- the mnmE gene encoding tRNA uridine-5-carboxymethylaminomethyl(34) synthesis GTPase MnmE, with protein MFIDDTIVAVATAPGEAGIGIVRLSGPKALDIANKIFKPIKGNTDLSMQVRKLVYGHVYDQDKVIDEVLVSYMKKPHTFTREDVVEINCHGGYISVRKILEAVIRNGARLADRGEFTKRAFLNGRIDLSQAEAIIDIINAKTNASFDIAQKHLEGNLSASIKQIRDKLTMDLAKITVAIDFPEEDEPEVTYEELSVDLREVMTSIKGLIASFETGKILRDGLKTVIVGKPNVGKSSLLNAILKESRAIVTEIEGTTRDIIEEYVNIGGIPLKIVDTAGIRETDDLVEKIGVQKSKESFESADLVIMMLDSSRHLSSQDQDILSLLGDKKAIILVNKTDLPSMVTDDEIHNYAKGKPIIRISALEKKGIDLLEKEIENMVLEGSLKTQNDIMVTNARHKMALERAFEACSDALTALADNIPLDIAETDFKNAWNELGHITGDTVSEDLLDTIFREFCIGK; from the coding sequence ATGTTTATAGATGATACTATTGTAGCTGTAGCTACAGCTCCAGGAGAAGCCGGAATAGGTATAGTAAGGCTTAGTGGACCTAAGGCTTTAGATATTGCAAATAAAATATTTAAACCTATAAAAGGAAACACAGATTTATCTATGCAAGTTAGAAAGCTTGTGTATGGTCATGTTTATGACCAAGATAAAGTAATAGATGAGGTACTCGTTTCATATATGAAAAAACCTCATACCTTCACAAGAGAAGACGTAGTTGAGATAAACTGCCATGGAGGATATATATCTGTAAGAAAAATACTTGAAGCAGTTATTCGAAATGGAGCAAGGCTAGCAGATAGAGGAGAGTTTACTAAAAGAGCATTTTTAAATGGAAGAATAGATTTATCTCAGGCTGAGGCTATAATCGATATTATAAATGCTAAGACCAATGCTAGCTTTGATATAGCACAAAAGCATCTAGAAGGTAATCTATCAGCTTCAATCAAGCAAATAAGAGATAAGCTGACTATGGATTTGGCAAAGATTACAGTTGCTATTGATTTTCCAGAAGAAGATGAGCCAGAGGTGACATACGAAGAGCTATCAGTGGATTTAAGAGAGGTAATGACTTCTATAAAGGGCTTAATAGCGTCATTTGAGACAGGAAAAATATTAAGAGATGGCTTAAAAACTGTAATAGTAGGCAAGCCGAATGTAGGAAAATCTTCACTTCTAAACGCTATATTAAAGGAATCTAGAGCGATAGTAACGGAAATAGAGGGAACTACAAGGGATATAATAGAAGAGTATGTAAATATAGGAGGAATTCCTCTAAAAATAGTAGACACGGCAGGGATAAGAGAAACTGATGACCTAGTTGAAAAAATTGGGGTTCAAAAATCTAAGGAATCCTTTGAATCTGCTGATTTAGTTATAATGATGCTAGATTCTTCAAGACATTTAAGTAGTCAGGATCAAGATATACTATCCTTGCTTGGAGATAAAAAAGCTATTATCTTAGTAAATAAAACAGATCTTCCTAGCATGGTTACAGATGATGAGATTCACAATTATGCTAAAGGCAAGCCAATCATAAGAATATCTGCTCTAGAAAAAAAGGGTATAGATTTGCTTGAAAAAGAAATTGAAAACATGGTGCTAGAGGGCAGTCTAAAGACTCAAAATGACATTATGGTCACGAATGCTAGGCATAAAATGGCATTAGAGCGTGCATTTGAAGCTTGCAGCGATGCACTTACAGCACTTGCTGATAACATACCTCTTGATATAGCAGAGACTGATTTTAAAAATGCTTGGAATGAGCTAGGACACATCACAGGAGACACAGTATCAGAGGATTTATTAGATACGATATTTAGAGAATTTTGTATAGGTAAGTAG
- the dnaA gene encoding chromosomal replication initiator protein DnaA has translation MDAASLWEKILNVYKTHITKQFYESFFSSIEPVTVRKNKLILLAPNYFIKEVIENNHLNNLHNIAKDVSSTSYEIQIILDLEEITDMYSDSDSDNGKDIRSYSLNPKYTFDTFVIGNSNRFAHAACVAVAESPAKAYNPLFIYGGVGLGKTHLMHAIGHYIVSNNKNSKILYLSSETFTNELINSIKDDKNEAFRNKYRNVDVILVDDIQFIAGKERTQEEFFHTFNALHDANKQIIISSDRTPKEIPTLEDRLRSRFEMGLIADIQPPDFETRIAILRKKAQVENRDIPNEVMVHIAKNIKSNIRELEGALVRVIAYSDLTKEEITYELACEALKDIFQSSANNELNSSVIKEKVAQIFSVKMEDFQSKKRTRAIAYPRQIAMYLCRELTDMSLPKIGEEFGGRDHTTVIHACDKVASDIEKDEDIKNKINRIITDLKN, from the coding sequence ATGGATGCTGCTTCTTTATGGGAAAAGATTTTAAATGTATACAAGACTCATATAACAAAACAATTCTATGAGTCATTTTTTTCAAGTATTGAGCCTGTAACTGTCAGAAAAAACAAGCTTATTCTTTTAGCACCTAATTACTTTATTAAAGAAGTAATTGAAAACAATCATCTCAACAACCTACATAATATAGCGAAAGATGTAAGCTCTACTTCATATGAAATTCAAATCATATTGGATTTAGAAGAAATTACAGATATGTATTCAGATTCTGACTCTGATAATGGAAAAGATATTCGCTCTTACAGTCTTAATCCAAAATATACATTTGATACCTTTGTTATAGGAAACAGCAATAGATTTGCTCATGCTGCCTGCGTTGCAGTAGCTGAATCTCCCGCTAAAGCCTACAATCCTCTCTTTATATATGGAGGAGTGGGACTAGGTAAAACTCACCTTATGCATGCTATAGGACATTATATAGTGAGTAATAATAAGAATTCAAAAATTCTTTATTTATCATCTGAGACCTTTACTAATGAGCTAATAAACTCTATTAAGGACGATAAAAATGAAGCCTTTAGAAATAAATATAGAAATGTGGATGTTATTTTAGTAGATGATATCCAGTTCATAGCTGGTAAGGAGCGTACTCAGGAGGAATTTTTCCATACCTTTAATGCTCTTCATGATGCAAATAAACAAATTATAATTTCAAGTGATAGAACTCCAAAAGAGATTCCTACTCTTGAGGATAGGCTTAGATCTAGATTTGAGATGGGTCTTATCGCTGATATTCAGCCACCTGATTTTGAAACTAGAATAGCTATACTTAGAAAAAAAGCCCAAGTTGAAAATAGAGATATTCCTAATGAGGTAATGGTTCATATAGCTAAAAATATAAAATCAAACATAAGAGAATTAGAAGGAGCACTTGTTAGAGTAATAGCATATTCTGATCTTACTAAGGAAGAAATAACCTATGAGCTTGCTTGTGAAGCACTTAAGGATATTTTTCAATCCTCTGCAAATAATGAGCTTAATTCCTCGGTTATTAAAGAAAAGGTAGCTCAAATATTTTCTGTGAAAATGGAAGATTTCCAGTCTAAGAAAAGAACTAGAGCCATTGCATATCCTAGACAGATAGCTATGTATCTGTGTAGAGAGCTTACTGATATGTCTCTTCCTAAAATAGGTGAAGAATTTGGTGGAAGAGATCACACAACCGTAATTCACGCATGTGACAAGGTAGCTTCAGATATAGAAAAAGATGAAGATATAAAAAATAAAATTAATAGAATAATAACTGACCTGAAAAATTAG